The following proteins are co-located in the Streptomyces bottropensis ATCC 25435 genome:
- a CDS encoding SDR family NAD(P)-dependent oxidoreductase, whose amino-acid sequence MPIPRRFEGRTVLVTGAGTGYGAEIAVRAAQEGARVAVHYRSSAAGAEKTLARIKDVGGEAFTVQADIAVHTDVIRMADEVFIRFGGLDVLVNNVGDVAGDQMSWRDLTEESVDHVLAVDIKGTMLCTHEFGSRMLDQGHGAIVNIGSTVIVRGSARAPQYAAAKYGILGITKSYAQAFAPFVRVNTFAPGFIETETLLGRADWKSGRRDDMIAKTPMGRIPGPAQLAGTALFLATDDASHMTGVYLNADGGFNMIGA is encoded by the coding sequence ATGCCCATCCCCCGCCGTTTCGAAGGCCGAACGGTCCTGGTCACCGGCGCGGGCACCGGCTACGGCGCAGAGATCGCCGTCCGCGCCGCCCAGGAGGGCGCCCGCGTCGCCGTCCACTACCGCAGCTCCGCCGCCGGAGCCGAGAAGACCCTCGCCCGCATCAAGGACGTGGGTGGCGAGGCGTTCACCGTGCAGGCCGACATCGCCGTCCACACCGACGTCATCCGTATGGCCGATGAGGTCTTCATCCGGTTCGGCGGCCTCGACGTGCTGGTCAACAACGTCGGTGACGTGGCGGGCGACCAGATGTCCTGGCGGGACCTCACCGAGGAGTCCGTCGATCACGTACTCGCCGTGGACATCAAGGGAACCATGCTCTGCACGCACGAGTTCGGCTCCCGGATGCTGGACCAGGGCCACGGCGCGATCGTCAACATCGGCTCCACCGTGATCGTGCGCGGCAGCGCGCGGGCGCCGCAGTACGCCGCCGCGAAGTACGGCATCCTCGGCATCACCAAGTCCTACGCCCAGGCATTCGCGCCCTTCGTGCGGGTCAACACCTTCGCACCCGGCTTCATCGAGACCGAGACGCTGCTCGGCCGGGCGGACTGGAAGTCGGGCCGCCGCGACGACATGATCGCCAAAACCCCGATGGGCCGCATCCCCGGCCCGGCCCAACTCGCGGGCACCGCCCTCTT